The following proteins are encoded in a genomic region of Cricetulus griseus strain 17A/GY chromosome 7, alternate assembly CriGri-PICRH-1.0, whole genome shotgun sequence:
- the Pafah1b1 gene encoding platelet-activating factor acetylhydrolase IB subunit alpha, which yields MVLSQRQRDELNRAIADYLRSNGYEEAYSVFKKEAELDMNEELDKKYAGLLEKKWTSVIRLQKKVMELESKLNEAKEEFTSGGPLGQKRDPKEWIPRPPEKYALSGHRSPVTRVIFHPVFSVMVSASEDATIKVWDYETGDFERTLKGHTDSVQDISFDHSGKLLASCSADMTIKLWDFQGFECIRTMHGHDHNVSSVAIMPNGDHIVSASRDKTIKMWEVQTGYCVKTFTGHREWVRMVRPNQDGTLIASCSNDQTVRVWVVATKECKAELREHEHVVECISWAPESSYSSISEATGSETKKSGKPGPFLLSGSRDKTIKMWDVSTGMCLMTLVGHDNWVRGVLFHSGGKFILSCADDKTLRVWDYKNKRCMKTLNAHEHFVTSLDFHKTAPYVVTGSVDQTVKVWECR from the exons ATGGTGCTGTCCCAGAGACAACGAGATGAACT aaatcGAGCTATAGCAGATTATCTTCGTTCAAATGGCTATGAAGAGGCATATTCcgtttttaaaaaggaagctgAATTAGATATG AATGAAGAATTAGATAAAAAGTATGCTggtcttttggaaaaaaaatggacatCTGTTATTAGATTACAAAAAAAG GTTATGGAATTAGAATCAAAACTAAATGAAGCAAAAGAAGAATTTACGTCGGGTGGTCCCCTTGGTCAGAAAAGAGACCCTAAAGAATGGATTCCCCGTCCACCAGAGAAATACGCATTGAGTGGTCATAGGAGTCCAGTCACTCGAGTTATTTTCCATCCTGTGTTCAGTgttatggtctctgcttcagaaGATGCTACAATTAAG GTGTGGGACTATGAGACTGGAGATTTTGAGCGAACTCTCAAGGGGCACACAGACTCTGTACAGGACATTTCCTTTGACCACAGTGGCAAGCTTTTGGCTTCCTGTTCTGCAGACATGACGATTAAACTATGGGATTTTCAGGGCTTTGAATGCATCAGAACCATGCATG GCCATGACCATAATGTCTCTTCAGTAGCCATCATGCCTAATGGAGATCATATAGTGTCTGCCTCAAGggataaaactataaaaatgtggGAAGTGCAAACTGG CTACTGTGTGAAGACATTCACAGGACACAGAGAATGGGTACGTATGGTGCGGCCAAATCAGGATGGCACTCTGATAGCCAGCTGTTCCAATGACCAGACTGTGCGTGTATGGGTTGTAGCAACAAAGGAATGCAAGGCTGAGCTCCGAGAACACGAACATGTGGTAGAATGCATTTCCTGGGCTCCAGAAAGTTCATATTCTTCCATCTCTGAAGCAACAGGATCTGAG ACTAAGAAAAGTGGCAAGCCTGGACCCTTCTTGCTATCCGGTTCCAGAGACAAAACCATTAAGATGTGGGACGTCAGTACTGGCATGTGCCTTATGACTCTT GTGGGTCATGATAATTGGGTACGTGGAGTTCTGTTCCATTCTGGGGGGAAGTTTATTTTGAGTTGTGCTGATGACAAGACTCTCCGTGTATGGGATTACAAGAACAAACGATGCATGAAGACCCTCAATGCGCATGAACACTTTGTTACCTCCTTGG acTTCCACAAGACGGCGCCCTACGTGGTCACTGGCAGTGTAGATCAGACAGTAAAGGTGTGGGAGTGCCGTTGA